A region of the Pseudomonas asiatica genome:
TGACCAGCTGGTTGTTCTCGTCCAGCAGGTTCACCTTGGTACCGGCGGTGATGTACAGGCCGGCTTCGACGGTGTTGCGGTCGCCCAGCGGAATGCCGATACCGGCATTGGCGCCGATCAGGCAGCCTTCGCCAACCTTGATGACGATGTTGCCGCCACCGGACAGGGTGCCCATGGTCGAGCAGCCGCCGCCCAGGTCCGAGCCCTTGCCGACGAATACGCCAGCGGAAACGCGGCCTTCGATCATGCCCGGGCCTTCGGTGCCAGCGTTAAAGTTGACGAAGCCTTCGTGCATGATGGTGGTGCCTTCGCCGATGTAGGCGCCCAGGCGCACGCGGGCGGTGTCGGCGATACGCACGCCGGCCGGGACCACGTAGTCGGTCATTTTCGGGAACTTGTCCACCGAGAACACTTCCAGCAGCTCGCCCTTCAGGCGCGCTTCCAGTTGCAGTTCGGCGAGTTCGGCCAGGTCGACCGCGCCCTGGTTGGTCCAGGCCACGTTCGGCAGCAGTGGGAAGATGCCGGCCAGGCTCACGCCGTGCGGCTTGACCAGGCGGTGCGACAGCAGGTGCAGCTTGAGGTAGGCCTCTGGGGTCGAGGTCAGCGCGGCGTCTTCGGCCAGCAGGGTGGCGACCAGCGGCTTGTGGCTTTCGGCCAGGCGGGTCAGCAGGGCGGCCTGGGCGGCATCCACGCCTTTCACGGCTTCGGCCAGTTGCGCGGCCTGGGCGTTGCTGAAGGCGATGGCCTGGTTGCCACCTTGGTAACCGAGAACAGGGGCTACTGCAGCGACCAGTTCGGCGCTCGGGTTGAGCAGCGGTTGTGCGTAGAACACTTCCAGCCAGGCGCCCTGGCGGTTCTGGGAGCCGACACCGAAGGCCAGGCTGAACAGGGTATTGGACATGTGATTACCTCGTGCGAAATAGGGTAGGGCTCAGGCCAGGGCAGCGGCGTACAGGTCGGGCTTGAAGCCGACCAGGGTACGCGCGCCAAGGTCGAGCACCGGGCGCTTGATCATCGACGGCTGGGCCAGCATCAGCTCGACGGCCTTGGCCTGGTCGAGGTCGGCCTTGCTGGCGTCGTCCAGCTTGCGGAAGGTGGTGCCGGCACGGTTGAGGATGACTTCCCAGCCGTGTTCGTCGCACCAGCGGTTCAGGCTGTCACGGTCGATGCCTTGGGCCTTGTAGTCGTGGAATTCGTAGGCGATGGCCTGGTCTTCGAGCCAGGTACGTGCCTTTTTCATGGTGTCACAGGCTTTGATGCCGTAGAGCGTGTAGGTCATTGTGTGCATTGGGGATCACAGGCTGCCCCAATCTCTCCGTTTTCCGATTTCAGTCGCGGGATTATGCGGGAACGATCCTCGCGGCGCCACGCCCGTGGCGCCCATGTTTACTGATCAAGGTATGTCTCAAGCGACCAGGCGCTGTACCGAACCGATGATCTCATCACCGTGTTGCTGTTCGGCGGTGCGCAGATCGAAGGCGGTCTGCAGGTTGAGCCAGAACTCGGGGGTGGTGTCCAGGCAGATGGACAGGCGCAGCGCCATGTCGGCGGAAACACCGCCCCGTTCACGCAGGATGTTGTTGACGGTTGGCGTGGCAACGCCTAGCGCCCGGGCCAGTGCCGCGGCGCTGAAACCCATTTCTTTCTGGAAGTCCTCACGCAGGACTTCTCCGGGATGAATCGGACGCATACCGTTCTTGAGCATGATGCACCTCAGTGGTAATCGACAATTTCAACGTTAATCGGCCCGTTGTCGGTCCAGATAAAGCACAGGCGCCATTGGTCATTGACACGGATACTGTGCTGGCCTGCACGGTTGCCGCTCAATGCCTCGAGACGGTTGCCAGGTGGCGACCGAAGGTCTCGCAGCTCTGTTGCGGCATCGAGCATGGCCAGTTTGCGTTCCGCAACTGACTTGATATCTGACCAACGCCGTGTCTTTCCATGAGTAAAAAGTGCTTCCGTGTCGGCACAGCTAAAGCTTCGAATCATGAGGCTGAATGCTTAACGTTATTCGTTAAGGTTGATTATACGACGGGATTCCAGCAATTCAAGCCTGATTAGCGCACGATGCTCGCCAACGTCAGTCACGATTGCTGGGTATCATCATGTTACATATTCATCCGCCACCTGCGACTATCGTGCAGCGGCCCCGAATCCCCCATCGCCGCTAACATATTGTTTCAATGGCGATGTTTCGCCCTGTTGTCGTTTCTGGTTCACAAAGGAAGCTTTCCCGGATGCAGTCCGCCTACACCGTCCTCATCCTGCTGACGCTGGTCAGCGTGTCGAAGCTGGTCGGCCGCATGATTCCGCTGCCCTTGCCGCTGGTACAGATCGCCGCCGGCGCCTTGCTTGCGTGGCCGACACTGGGCCTGCATGTGGCACTGGACCCCGAGCTGTTCCTGTTCCTGTTCCTGCCGCCGTTGCTGTTCGCCGACGGCTGGCGCATTCCCAAGCGCGAGTTGTGGCGCATTCGTGGGCCGGTGGTGGCGCTGGCCGTGGGTCTGGTGCTGTTTACCGTGGTCGGGGCCGGTTACTTCATTCACTGGCTGCTGCCGAGCATCCCGCTGCCCGTGGCCTTCGCCCTGGCCGCAGTGTTGTCGCCAACCGACGCCGTGGCGGTTTCGGCCATTACCCAGGACCGCCTGCCCACCCCGCTGATGCACATGCTCCAGGGCGAGGCCCTGATGAACGATGCCTCGGGCCTGGTGACCTTCAAGTTCGCCCTGGCGGCGGCGATCACCGGGGTGTTCTCGCTGACCGACGCAAGCTTCAGCTTCGTACTGGTCGCCCTGGGCGGCCTGGCGGTGGGCGTGGCCCTGAGCTGGCTGATCGGCCGCCTGCGTGCCTGGATGATCGCCCGCGGCTGGGACGACCCGGCCACCCACGTGGTGTTCATGTTGCTGCTGCCGTTCGCTGCCTACGTGCTGGCCGAGCGCCTGGGCGTGTCGGGCATCCTTTCGGCGGTAGCGGCTGGCATGATGCAGAGCTGGCTCGACCTGCTGCCACGGCAGACCAGCACGCGCCTGCTCAACCGCAGCGTGTGGTCACTGCTGGAGTTCGCTTTCAACGGCCTGATCTTCCTGCTGCTGGGCCTGCAGTTGCCGGACATCATCAAGGCCGTGGTCAGCCATGAACCCACCGTCTGGCCGACCCTGGCCTGGCGCTGCCTGGACGTGGTGGCGATCTTTGTGGCGCTGATCTTGCTGCGGTTCATCTGGGTCCAGAGCATCTGGCGCTCGATCGGTGTGGTACGCCGCTGGCGCGGCAAGCCGGCGCTGGTGCTGATGCCCACGGCGCGCTCCTGCTGGTTGCTGACCCTGGGTGGTGTGCGCGGTGCGGTCACCCTGGCCGGTGTGATGTCGATCCCGTTGCTGATGGGAGCAGGCAAGGCCTTCCCGGAGCGTGACCTGCTGATCTTCATTGCGGCCGGGGTGATCCTGCTGTCGTTGATCAGTGCCTGTATCGCGTTGCCGCTGTTGCTGCGCGGGGTGACCAAGAGCCCGGACGAGCGCTTGCACCAGGAGGTGCAGGAGGCCTGGCGACGCACGGCCGAGGCGGCGATCCATGCGCTGGAGGCAGAGGAAGTGATCGACAGCAATGCGCCGCAGGATGCCGCGCAGGCGACCCTGGCGACCGAGTTGAAGGCGCGCTTGATGGCGGAATACCGCGATGAGCTGGATAGCTACAACGACAGTGCCGAGGCCAAGGCGCTGGCCGAGCAGATGGACCTGCTGGAGCGGCGTTTGCGCTTGCGGGCGCTGCGGGCGCAGCGGCTGGAGCTGTATGAGCTGCATCGCCAGCATCTGGTGGGGGATGAAGTGGTGCGGCAGGTGCTGGGTGAGCTGGATATGAGTGAAGCGAACCTAGGGTCAGTCAGGTAGACCGCAGGGGGCCGCTTTGCGGCCCTGTGGGAGCGGGTTTACCCGCGAATCAGGCGATGCGGTGCATGGCACCGGCTGTGCCGGTGTTCGCGGGTAAACCCGCTCCTACAGGTACTGCACAACACTCGAGAGTTGTACGGCCCCTGTCGAATCAGCGGTTTTGCAGGAACTCGCGAATCCGCTCCGCCGCCTCGATGCACTCGGCCAGCGGTGCAACCAGTGCCATGCGCACGCGCCCGGCGCCCGGGTTCACGCCATCCACTTCGCGCGACAGGTACGACCCCGGCACCACCGTCACATGCTGGGCCTCGAACAGGTCGCGGGTGAACTCGGCATCGCCGCCGGGTACCTTGGCCCACAGGTAGAAGCTGCCATCCGGTCGCTGCACGTCCAGCACCGGCTGCAGGATATCCAGCACGGCATCGTACTTGGCGCGGTACTGGTCGCGGTTCTCGCGCACATGCGCCTCGTCCTGCCAGGCAGCGATGCTGGCCAGCTGGGTTTGTACCGGCATGGCGCAACCGTGATAGGTACGGTACAGCAGGAACGGCTTGATGATCTCGGCGTCACCGGCGACGAAGCCCGAGCGCAGGCCCGGCAGGTTGGAGCGCTTGGACAGGCTGTGGAATACCACGCAGCGCTTGAAGTCGTTGCGGCCCAGTTCCGCACAGGCAGTCAGCAGGCCTGGTGGCGGGGCATCCTCGTCGAAGTACAGCTCGCTGTAGCACTCGTCGGCGGCAATCACGAAGTCGTGCTCGTCGGCCAGGGCAATCAGCTTCTTCAGGGTGTCCATCGGCACCAGTGCGCCGGTGGGGTTGCCCGGCGAGCACAGGAACAGGATCTGGCAACGCTTCCACACTTCAGCCGGCACGGCGTCGAAGTCGGGGTTGAAACCGTTGCTTTCCAGGCACGGCAGGTAGTGCGGGGTGGCACCGGCCAGCAGCGCTGCGCCTTCGTAGATCTGGTAGAACGGGTTGGGGCTGACCACCAGGCCGTCATCGGCGCGGTTGACCACGGCCTGGGTGAAGGCGAACAGCGCTTCACGGGTACCGTTGACCGGCAGGATGTGGCGGTCGGCATCCAGCCATCCGGCCGGTACGCCGAAGCGCCGCTCGCACCACTGGCCGATGGCCTGGCGCAGGGCGGGCAGGCCGATGGTGCTCGGGTACACCGCCAGCTTGTCGAGGTTGTCGGCCATGGCCTGGGCGACGAACGCCGGCGATTCGTGCTTCGGCTCACCGATCGACAGGGCGATGGCGCGCTTGTCCGCCGCAGGTGCAACGCTGCCCAGCAGGGCGCGAAGTTTCTCGAACGGGTAGGGCTGAAGCTGGGTCAAGGCATGGTTCATCGGCGCAAGGTCTCGTCAATCGTCTAGTCGTTAAAAGGTCACGCGGGTGGGGCTGGCATCGCTGGCCTGGCCGGCCTGCAGCTGCTGGACGATGGCCTCCTGCAGTCGGCTGCACAGCTGTGGGTCGGACAGCGGCTGGTTGTCGGCATCGGTGATGAAGAACACGTCTTCCACCCGCTCGCCAAGGGTGGCGATCTTGGCGTTCTGCAGCGACAGGTCGAACTCCAGGAAGATTCGCCCCAGCCGGGCCAGCAGGCCTGGGCGGTCGGGCGCGGTGATTTCGAGGATGGTCACCGGCCGCTGGGCATCGTTGAGGATGGTCACCTGTGGCGGGAAGTCGAAGTGCTTGAGCTGGCGCGGTACCCGGCGCTGGATGATGGTCGGGTAGTCCTCGGGGTTGCGCAGCGCTTCGGTCAGGCCGTCGCGAATCTGCTTGACCCGCTGCGGGTTGTCGCCGATCGAGCCGCCGTCGTTGTCCAGCACGATGTAGGTGTCGAGGGTGAACTGGCTGCTCGAGGTGATGATTCGCGCGTCATGAATGTTCAGGTTCAGCTGCGACATGGCCGCCACCGTCACGGCGAAGAAGTCGTGCTGGTCGGGGGCATAGATGAAGATCTGCGTGCCACCCTCGAACTCGCGCTGGGTGGTTTCCTTGATCAGCACCAGCGGCCCGCCATCGGCCGGCTGCTGGAGGATCGCGTCACTGTGCCAGGCCACGTCGGCGGCGGTGTGCTTGAGGAAGTAGTCATCGCCCAGCTGCGACCACAGCTGCTCGACGTCGTCCGGGTCGGTGCCTTCGCGCACCAGGATATCCAGCGCCGCCGATTGGGTCTGGCG
Encoded here:
- a CDS encoding Na+/H+ antiporter, with amino-acid sequence MQSAYTVLILLTLVSVSKLVGRMIPLPLPLVQIAAGALLAWPTLGLHVALDPELFLFLFLPPLLFADGWRIPKRELWRIRGPVVALAVGLVLFTVVGAGYFIHWLLPSIPLPVAFALAAVLSPTDAVAVSAITQDRLPTPLMHMLQGEALMNDASGLVTFKFALAAAITGVFSLTDASFSFVLVALGGLAVGVALSWLIGRLRAWMIARGWDDPATHVVFMLLLPFAAYVLAERLGVSGILSAVAAGMMQSWLDLLPRQTSTRLLNRSVWSLLEFAFNGLIFLLLGLQLPDIIKAVVSHEPTVWPTLAWRCLDVVAIFVALILLRFIWVQSIWRSIGVVRRWRGKPALVLMPTARSCWLLTLGGVRGAVTLAGVMSIPLLMGAGKAFPERDLLIFIAAGVILLSLISACIALPLLLRGVTKSPDERLHQEVQEAWRRTAEAAIHALEAEEVIDSNAPQDAAQATLATELKARLMAEYRDELDSYNDSAEAKALAEQMDLLERRLRLRALRAQRLELYELHRQHLVGDEVVRQVLGELDMSEANLGSVR
- the graA gene encoding type II toxin-antitoxin system antitoxin GraA; the protein is MLKNGMRPIHPGEVLREDFQKEMGFSAAALARALGVATPTVNNILRERGGVSADMALRLSICLDTTPEFWLNLQTAFDLRTAEQQHGDEIIGSVQRLVA
- a CDS encoding type II toxin-antitoxin system RelE/ParE family toxin; translated protein: MIRSFSCADTEALFTHGKTRRWSDIKSVAERKLAMLDAATELRDLRSPPGNRLEALSGNRAGQHSIRVNDQWRLCFIWTDNGPINVEIVDYH
- the dapC gene encoding succinyldiaminopimelate transaminase, coding for MNHALTQLQPYPFEKLRALLGSVAPAADKRAIALSIGEPKHESPAFVAQAMADNLDKLAVYPSTIGLPALRQAIGQWCERRFGVPAGWLDADRHILPVNGTREALFAFTQAVVNRADDGLVVSPNPFYQIYEGAALLAGATPHYLPCLESNGFNPDFDAVPAEVWKRCQILFLCSPGNPTGALVPMDTLKKLIALADEHDFVIAADECYSELYFDEDAPPPGLLTACAELGRNDFKRCVVFHSLSKRSNLPGLRSGFVAGDAEIIKPFLLYRTYHGCAMPVQTQLASIAAWQDEAHVRENRDQYRAKYDAVLDILQPVLDVQRPDGSFYLWAKVPGGDAEFTRDLFEAQHVTVVPGSYLSREVDGVNPGAGRVRMALVAPLAECIEAAERIREFLQNR
- a CDS encoding ArsC family reductase, translating into MTYTLYGIKACDTMKKARTWLEDQAIAYEFHDYKAQGIDRDSLNRWCDEHGWEVILNRAGTTFRKLDDASKADLDQAKAVELMLAQPSMIKRPVLDLGARTLVGFKPDLYAAALA
- the dapD gene encoding 2,3,4,5-tetrahydropyridine-2,6-dicarboxylate N-succinyltransferase, yielding MSNTLFSLAFGVGSQNRQGAWLEVFYAQPLLNPSAELVAAVAPVLGYQGGNQAIAFSNAQAAQLAEAVKGVDAAQAALLTRLAESHKPLVATLLAEDAALTSTPEAYLKLHLLSHRLVKPHGVSLAGIFPLLPNVAWTNQGAVDLAELAELQLEARLKGELLEVFSVDKFPKMTDYVVPAGVRIADTARVRLGAYIGEGTTIMHEGFVNFNAGTEGPGMIEGRVSAGVFVGKGSDLGGGCSTMGTLSGGGNIVIKVGEGCLIGANAGIGIPLGDRNTVEAGLYITAGTKVNLLDENNQLVKVVKARDLAGQTDLLFRRNSLNGAVECKTHKSAIELNEALHAHN